A region from the Streptomyces lydicus genome encodes:
- a CDS encoding DMT family transporter, with protein sequence MRDNDSATDTATIAVSSPGAPVTASPVTAAPETRQPPKTPEAAEIPEAAGTGPAHGTPAGRGALLAALGVAAFSLTFPATAWALEGMGPWTVVMLRSVLATVLAGGALAVFRVRLPERRHWLGIAVVTGGVVLGFPLLTTLALQTSTTSHAAVVVGLLPLTTAAFSAVRTGARPSRTFWIASLVGAAVVIGFAVQQSGGAPGRGDLLLFGSLLVCAAGYTEGGRLARHMPGWQVMGWALVLALPVTVTGAALALSAEPLRLTVHSVGGVLWLAFGSQFLGMVAWYRGMAAIGISKASQLQLAQPLLTLLWSVLLLGERLPPAAPAAALAVLACIAVTQRTRG encoded by the coding sequence ATGAGAGACAACGATAGCGCTACCGACACCGCGACGATAGCGGTCAGCAGCCCGGGCGCCCCGGTCACCGCCTCCCCGGTCACCGCCGCCCCGGAGACCCGGCAGCCGCCGAAGACCCCGGAAGCCGCGGAGATCCCGGAGGCCGCGGGCACCGGCCCCGCCCACGGCACCCCCGCCGGCCGGGGCGCACTGCTCGCCGCGCTCGGCGTCGCCGCCTTCTCGCTCACCTTCCCCGCGACCGCCTGGGCGTTGGAGGGCATGGGGCCGTGGACGGTGGTGATGCTGCGCAGTGTGCTGGCCACCGTGCTGGCCGGCGGCGCACTGGCCGTGTTCCGGGTACGCCTTCCCGAACGGCGGCACTGGCTGGGCATCGCGGTCGTCACGGGCGGTGTGGTCCTCGGCTTCCCGCTGCTGACCACCCTCGCGCTGCAGACCTCCACCACCTCGCACGCGGCCGTCGTCGTCGGCCTGCTGCCGCTGACCACGGCCGCCTTCTCGGCCGTACGGACCGGCGCCCGGCCCTCCCGGACGTTCTGGATCGCCTCGCTGGTCGGCGCCGCCGTGGTCATCGGCTTCGCGGTGCAGCAGAGCGGCGGGGCTCCGGGCCGCGGGGATCTGCTGCTGTTCGGATCGCTGCTGGTGTGCGCGGCCGGCTACACCGAGGGCGGCCGGCTCGCCCGCCATATGCCGGGCTGGCAGGTGATGGGCTGGGCGCTGGTGCTGGCGCTTCCGGTCACGGTGACGGGCGCGGCGCTGGCGCTGTCCGCGGAGCCGCTGCGGCTCACGGTGCACTCGGTCGGCGGAGTGCTGTGGCTGGCGTTCGGCTCGCAGTTCCTCGGGATGGTCGCCTGGTACCGCGGGATGGCCGCGATCGGCATCTCCAAGGCGAGCCAGCTGCAGCTCGCCCAGCCGCTGCTGACCCTGCTCTGGTCCGTGTTGCTGCTGGGCGAGCGGCTGCCGCCGGCCGCCCCCGCCGCGGCGCTGGCGGTCCTGGCGTGCATCGCGGTCACCCAGCGGACCCGTGGATGA
- a CDS encoding glycoside hydrolase family 10 protein, translating to MRHITRRGFAVAALGAASSLVTVGAATPADGAPRREMRGMWLATVANLDWPSSTKLQPAAQQRELRAHFDTAVARKLNTVFFQVRPTADALWPSPYEPWAQCLTGQQGRDPGWDPLDFAVREAHRRNLELHAWFNPYRVANHTDPGRLTAEHPARRHPDWVLPYGGKLYYNPGLPEVRGFVQDAMFDAVRRYDIDGVHFDDYFYPYPVKGEYFDDDAAFDEFGSGFKSRAAWRRDNIDRLVYEMAARLRDGRGRAGRRVRFGVSPFAVWRNRATDPQGSRTQAGVQTYDDLYADTRRWVREGWLDYLVPQVYWPLGFGAADYAELVPWWARTVNGTGVDLYIGEALYKAGEAEPPAWRDPAELSRHLTFARDYPQVGGHVYFSAKEVARDRTGAMARVVRDHYAAPART from the coding sequence ATGAGGCATATCACACGCAGAGGGTTTGCCGTGGCCGCGCTGGGGGCGGCCTCTTCGCTGGTCACCGTGGGGGCGGCGACGCCCGCTGACGGTGCGCCGCGGCGCGAGATGCGCGGCATGTGGCTGGCGACCGTGGCCAACCTGGACTGGCCCTCCAGCACGAAGCTCCAGCCCGCCGCGCAACAGCGCGAACTGCGCGCCCACTTCGACACGGCCGTCGCCCGCAAGCTGAACACGGTGTTCTTCCAGGTGCGGCCCACCGCGGATGCGCTGTGGCCCTCCCCGTACGAGCCCTGGGCGCAGTGCCTGACCGGGCAGCAGGGCCGCGACCCCGGATGGGATCCGCTCGACTTCGCGGTCCGCGAGGCCCACCGGCGCAATCTCGAACTCCACGCCTGGTTCAACCCGTACCGGGTCGCCAACCACACCGACCCCGGCAGGCTCACGGCGGAGCACCCCGCCCGCCGGCACCCCGACTGGGTCCTGCCGTACGGCGGCAAGCTCTACTACAACCCCGGCCTGCCGGAGGTGCGCGGCTTCGTCCAGGACGCGATGTTCGACGCGGTGCGGCGCTACGACATCGACGGGGTGCACTTCGACGACTACTTCTATCCGTATCCGGTCAAGGGGGAGTACTTCGACGACGATGCGGCGTTCGACGAGTTCGGCAGCGGTTTCAAGAGCCGGGCGGCCTGGCGCCGGGACAACATCGACCGGCTGGTCTACGAGATGGCGGCCAGGCTCCGGGACGGGAGGGGGCGGGCCGGGCGCCGGGTGCGGTTCGGCGTCAGCCCCTTCGCGGTCTGGCGCAATCGCGCCACCGACCCGCAGGGCTCCCGCACCCAGGCCGGGGTGCAGACCTATGACGACCTGTACGCCGACACCCGCCGCTGGGTGCGCGAGGGGTGGCTCGACTACCTCGTGCCCCAGGTCTACTGGCCCCTCGGCTTCGGCGCCGCCGACTACGCCGAACTCGTGCCCTGGTGGGCGCGGACCGTCAACGGCACCGGGGTGGACCTCTACATCGGCGAGGCCCTTTACAAGGCGGGCGAGGCCGAGCCCCCCGCCTGGAGGGACCCGGCCGAACTCTCCCGCCACCTCACCTTCGCCCGCGACTATCCGCAGGTGGGCGGCCATGTCTACTTCTCGGCGAAGGAGGTGGCCAGGGACCGGACGGGTGCCATGGCGAGGGTCGTGCGGGACCACTACGCGGCCCCGGCGCGGACGTAG
- a CDS encoding DUF1918 domain-containing protein has protein sequence MHANRGDRLVVHGRTVGHHDKVVEIVEVLGPNGDPPYRVRAEDGHEAIMSPGPDSVVRHGKTTDIDTGR, from the coding sequence ATGCACGCAAACAGGGGCGACCGGCTGGTGGTGCACGGCAGGACCGTCGGGCATCACGACAAGGTCGTCGAAATCGTCGAAGTCCTGGGCCCGAACGGCGATCCGCCCTACCGCGTCCGCGCCGAGGACGGACATGAGGCGATCATGTCCCCCGGCCCCGACTCGGTCGTCCGGCACGGCAAGACCACCGACATCGACACCGGCCGGTAG